The following coding sequences are from one Melospiza melodia melodia isolate bMelMel2 chromosome 2, bMelMel2.pri, whole genome shotgun sequence window:
- the SULT1C4 gene encoding sulfotransferase 1C4: MNKMKDLSLGETMIRPGLLEVDGVLVTEPIASIWDQVWKFKAKPDDVLIATYAKAGTTWTQEIVDMIQQNGDTEKCKRETTYKRHPFLEWFLAEPPSARYSGVELAEAMPSPRTMKTHLPAQLLPPSFWEQNCKIIYVARNAKDNLVSYYHFHRMNKGLPDPGTWEEFVEKFMTGKVLWGSWYDHVKGWWKAKDKHRILYLFYEDMKENPKREIQKIAKFLEKDLSEEVLNKIVHSTSFEVMKENPMANYTKDFQGIMDHSISPFMRKGTVADWKNHFTVAQNEKFDEDYKKKMSDTSLVFRMEL, from the exons ATGAATAAAATGAAAGATTTGAGTCTGGGAGAGACAATGATTCGACCTGGGTTACTTGAAGTGGATGGTGTTCTTGTCACAGAACCAATTGCCAGCATTTGGGACCAAGTGTGGAAGTTCAAAGCCAAGCCTGATGATGTGCTCATTGCAACCTATGCAAAAGCAG GTACCACATGGACCCAGGAGATAGTGGATATGATTCAACAAAACGGAGATACTGAGAAGTGTAAACGTGAGACTACTTACAAACGCCACCCTTTCCTCGAGTGGTTTTTGGCAGAGCCTCCGTCTGCACGTTACTCAG GTGTGGAGTTAGCTGAAGCCATGCCATCTCCACGGACAATGAAAACTCATCTGCCCGCGCAGCTGCTGCCTCCATCCTTCTGGGAACAAAACTGTAAG ATAATCTACGTGGCAAGAAATGCAAAAGACAACCTGGTGTCATACTACCATTTCCACAGAATGAATAAAGGGTTGCCTGATCCAGGAACCTGGGAGGAGTTTGTGGAGAAATTCATGACTGGAAAAG TCCTCTGGGGTTCCTGGTATGACCACGTAAAAGGATGGTGGAAGGCAAAAGATAAGCACCGTATCCTCTATCTCTTCTATGAAGACATGAAGGAG AATCCAAAGCGAGAAATTCAGAAGATTGCAAAGTTCCTGGAGAAGGATCTGAGTGAGGAGGTTCTAAACAAAATAGTCCATAGCACCTCATTTGAGGTAATGAAGGAAAACCCCATGGCAAACTACACTAAAGACTTTCAAGGAATAATGGATCATTCCATTTCCCCATTCATGAGAAAAG GCACCGTTGCAGACTGGAAGAATCACTTCACTGTGGCACAGAATGAGAAATTTGATGAAGATTATAAGAAGAAAATGTCTGATACCTCTCTTGTTTTTCGCATGGAATTGTAA